In a genomic window of Methylovirgula sp. 4M-Z18:
- the livM gene encoding high-affinity branched-chain amino acid ABC transporter permease LivM, producing the protein MASDVTVSSNPVVEAFKKAAFAGVVTLGLSFPIIMLHAIEDISNQMILEYRWSLGPFAALMIFALIFVGSLLSGITRAVAIVAMLYVAWLIGWAWFGETNAISVTSVKWFVILLVAVAGITWFVQTSETTGTSPAAQAGQVLNPIKPLIPFVGFGLAIAFPFLVLVIRGPGEIGKWVGTYGILVMIYIMLGWGLNIVVGLAGLLDLGYVAFYAVGAYSYSLLSTTYGLSFWICLPVAGCLAAFWGIILGFPVLRLRGDYLAIVTLAFGEIIRVVIINWSDLTNGYAGISGIPKVTFFGLPFSRGEGSFESTFGLDGSQLANHRTIFLYFLILGLALITNFVTLRLRKLPIGRAWEALREDEIACRSLGINTTNTKLTAFALGAMFGGFGGSFFAVKQGFVSPESFTFIESATILAVVVLGGMGSQAGVALAALFMIGGTEYLRELDWTKDVFGPNFDPTQYRMLLFGLGMVVMMLWRPRGLIGTREPSIFLKEKKAVSGSLVQEGHG; encoded by the coding sequence ATGGCCAGCGACGTCACAGTCTCCTCCAACCCCGTTGTCGAAGCCTTCAAAAAGGCAGCCTTCGCCGGCGTCGTCACGCTCGGGCTCTCGTTCCCGATCATCATGCTGCACGCGATCGAAGACATCTCGAACCAAATGATTTTGGAATACAGATGGTCGCTCGGTCCGTTTGCCGCCCTGATGATCTTCGCCCTCATTTTCGTAGGCAGTCTCCTCAGCGGCATCACGCGTGCGGTCGCCATCGTCGCGATGCTCTATGTTGCGTGGCTCATCGGCTGGGCGTGGTTCGGCGAGACCAATGCCATTTCCGTCACGTCGGTGAAATGGTTCGTCATCCTTCTGGTTGCCGTGGCCGGCATCACATGGTTTGTGCAGACATCGGAAACGACCGGCACCTCGCCGGCTGCGCAAGCGGGCCAAGTGCTGAACCCGATCAAGCCGCTGATCCCATTTGTCGGGTTTGGCCTCGCAATCGCCTTCCCGTTCCTTGTGCTCGTGATCCGCGGCCCGGGCGAGATCGGCAAGTGGGTCGGCACCTACGGCATCCTGGTCATGATCTACATCATGCTGGGCTGGGGCCTCAACATCGTGGTCGGCCTCGCCGGTCTGCTGGACTTGGGATACGTCGCCTTCTATGCGGTCGGCGCCTATTCCTACTCGCTGCTCTCCACCACATACGGCCTCTCGTTCTGGATCTGCCTGCCGGTCGCCGGGTGTCTCGCGGCCTTCTGGGGCATTATCCTCGGCTTCCCGGTGTTGCGCCTGCGCGGCGACTATCTCGCCATCGTCACGCTGGCCTTCGGTGAGATCATCCGCGTCGTGATCATCAATTGGTCCGATCTCACCAACGGCTATGCCGGCATCAGCGGCATTCCGAAAGTGACCTTCTTCGGCCTGCCTTTCTCTCGCGGCGAAGGGAGTTTCGAATCGACGTTCGGTCTCGATGGCAGCCAACTGGCCAATCACCGCACGATTTTCCTATACTTCCTGATCCTCGGGCTGGCGCTCATCACCAATTTCGTGACGCTGCGCCTGCGCAAACTGCCGATCGGGCGGGCTTGGGAAGCGCTGCGCGAGGACGAAATCGCCTGCCGTTCGCTCGGGATCAACACCACCAACACCAAGCTCACGGCCTTCGCGCTGGGCGCGATGTTCGGCGGCTTTGGCGGCAGCTTCTTTGCTGTGAAACAGGGCTTCGTCTCGCCCGAGAGCTTCACCTTCATCGAATCGGCGACGATCCTCGCCGTGGTTGTGCTGGGCGGCATGGGCTCGCAAGCGGGCGTCGCGCTCGCTGCGCTGTTCATGATCGGCGGCACCGAATATTTGCGCGAACTCGATTGGACCAAGGACGTCTTCGGTCCGAACTTCGATCCGACCCAATACCGCATGTTGCTGTTCGGGCTCGGCATGGTGGTGATGATGCTGTGGCGGCCGCGTGGCCTGATCGGCACACGCGAACCATCGATATTCCTAAAGGAGAAGAAAGCAGTGTCGGGTTCTCTCGTTCAAGAGGGTCATGGCTGA
- a CDS encoding (2Fe-2S)-binding protein, whose amino-acid sequence MARVSMVVNGKKVAADVDPRTLLVQFLREHLRLTGTHVGCDTSQCGACVVHVDGRAIKSCTALALSLEGAHVTTIEGLAHGTVLHPMQEAFRDNHGLQCGFCTPGMIMSSIDIVNRLGNDLDEHTIREELEGNICRCTGYHNIVKAVKAGAAAMGATAKAAE is encoded by the coding sequence ATGGCCCGCGTTTCCATGGTCGTGAACGGGAAAAAAGTTGCCGCGGATGTCGATCCGCGAACGTTGCTGGTGCAATTCTTGCGGGAACATCTCCGCCTCACCGGGACCCACGTCGGCTGCGATACGTCGCAATGCGGCGCCTGCGTCGTGCATGTCGATGGCCGCGCGATCAAATCCTGCACCGCGCTCGCTTTGTCGCTCGAAGGCGCGCATGTGACGACGATCGAAGGCCTGGCGCATGGGACGGTGCTGCATCCGATGCAGGAAGCGTTCCGCGACAATCACGGCCTGCAATGTGGCTTCTGCACGCCCGGCATGATCATGTCGTCAATCGACATCGTCAACCGCCTCGGCAACGATCTCGACGAGCACACGATCCGCGAAGAACTCGAAGGCAATATCTGCCGCTGCACGGGCTACCACAATATTGTGAAGGCCGTGAAAGCCGGCGCCGCCGCGATGGGCGCAACGGCGAAGGCCGCGGAGTAG
- a CDS encoding DUF6867 family protein, with translation MAGLIYGTSPNAFWVFIGLTLVLGGAGAWATGRATAQTWRPISQIVVYMVILAAAVQFLHYALFQETLLALGPYLTNFVILLAAALFGYKQARADQMATQYSWAFEQAGPLGVREKASSPTSN, from the coding sequence ATGGCGGGTCTCATTTACGGCACCAGCCCCAACGCGTTCTGGGTGTTCATCGGTCTCACGCTCGTCCTCGGTGGGGCGGGCGCCTGGGCGACGGGACGCGCGACAGCGCAGACCTGGCGGCCCATCTCGCAGATCGTCGTGTACATGGTCATTCTCGCTGCGGCCGTGCAGTTTCTGCATTATGCGCTGTTTCAGGAGACGTTGCTGGCGCTCGGTCCTTACCTCACCAATTTCGTCATCCTGCTCGCCGCCGCACTGTTCGGATACAAGCAGGCGCGCGCCGATCAGATGGCCACGCAATATTCCTGGGCCTTCGAACAGGCCGGCCCCCTCGGCGTGCGGGAAAAAGCGTCGTCACCTACATCAAATTGA
- a CDS encoding ABC transporter permease subunit: protein MESFLQQLVYGLTLGSIYGLIAIGYTMVFGIIGMVNFAHGDVFMLSCFVALIVFMVLTQMFGITSLALIFVVVMVAAMVLTSLWNWTIERVAYRPLRGSFRLAPLISAIGVSIFLSNFVQVVQGPRNKPLPQSPQIPEDVFHLTANVTISYKQLLIWIATAVVLAVFWYIVQKTPLGRAQRACEQDRKMASLLGIDVDRTISLTFVIAAALAAFAGVLFMTYYNVINFADGFIPGVKAFTAAVLGGIGSLPGAVLGGILIGLIEQMWSHFFSTDYKDVAAFSILAITLIFMPSGLLGRPEVEKV from the coding sequence ATGGAAAGTTTCCTTCAGCAGCTGGTCTACGGGCTGACGCTCGGATCGATCTACGGCTTGATCGCCATCGGCTATACGATGGTCTTCGGCATTATCGGCATGGTGAACTTCGCGCATGGCGACGTCTTCATGCTTTCCTGTTTCGTCGCACTGATCGTGTTCATGGTGCTGACGCAAATGTTCGGCATCACTTCGCTCGCGCTGATTTTTGTCGTGGTGATGGTGGCCGCCATGGTGCTCACGTCGCTGTGGAACTGGACGATCGAACGGGTCGCCTACCGCCCCTTGCGCGGTTCGTTCCGCCTTGCGCCGCTGATCTCGGCGATCGGCGTTTCGATCTTCCTCAGCAATTTCGTGCAAGTGGTGCAGGGCCCGCGCAACAAGCCGTTGCCGCAGAGCCCGCAGATCCCGGAAGATGTCTTTCACCTTACAGCCAATGTAACGATTTCGTACAAGCAGTTGCTGATCTGGATCGCAACGGCCGTGGTGCTCGCCGTCTTCTGGTATATCGTGCAAAAGACGCCCTTGGGGCGCGCGCAGCGTGCCTGTGAGCAGGATCGCAAAATGGCGTCGCTGCTCGGCATCGACGTCGACCGCACCATCTCGCTGACCTTCGTGATCGCGGCCGCGCTCGCCGCCTTCGCCGGCGTGCTGTTCATGACCTATTATAACGTCATCAACTTCGCCGACGGTTTCATTCCCGGTGTGAAGGCCTTCACCGCGGCGGTGCTCGGCGGGATCGGCTCGCTGCCCGGCGCCGTGCTCGGCGGTATTCTCATCGGCCTGATCGAGCAAATGTGGTCGCATTTCTTCTCGACCGACTATAAAGATGTCGCGGCGTTTTCGATCCTGGCGATTACGCTGATCTTCATGCCCTCCGGCCTGCTCGGCCGTCCTGAAGTGGAGAAGGTGTGA
- a CDS encoding branched-chain amino acid ABC transporter substrate-binding protein, with protein sequence MKKVWMSGLVLAAGLAYAGAASADVKLGVAGPITGANAAFGAQLTNGAQQAVDDINAKGGVLGQKLVIEQGDDVSDPKQGVSVANKFVGDGVKFVIGHFNSGVTMPASEVYQDAGVLVITPSATNPKITERGMWNVFRTCGRDDQQGAVAGKYILNDLKGKKVAFIHDKTTYGKGLADETKKVVNAGGVTEVLYEGVNAGEKDYSAIVSKIKDSGAEIVYWGGLQTEGGLIARQMHDQGVKAVMMSGDGITSDEFAAIGGDAVIGTLMTFPPDPRKRPEAAAVVKEFEAKKFNPEAYTLYSYAAVQVVVQAAEAAKSLEPEKVAEKMHSGMVFHTAIGDLSYDKKGDITRPDYTLYTWKKGDDGKITYFQNN encoded by the coding sequence ATGAAGAAAGTTTGGATGTCCGGCCTCGTCCTTGCGGCGGGCTTGGCTTATGCCGGGGCGGCCAGCGCCGACGTGAAATTGGGTGTCGCTGGCCCGATCACCGGCGCCAACGCTGCCTTCGGCGCACAGCTGACCAACGGCGCGCAGCAGGCGGTGGATGACATCAATGCCAAAGGGGGCGTTCTCGGCCAGAAGCTCGTCATCGAACAGGGCGACGACGTTTCCGATCCGAAGCAGGGCGTGTCGGTGGCCAACAAATTCGTCGGCGACGGCGTCAAGTTCGTGATCGGCCACTTCAACTCCGGCGTGACGATGCCGGCTTCGGAGGTCTATCAGGACGCGGGTGTCCTGGTGATCACGCCGTCGGCAACCAATCCGAAGATCACCGAGCGCGGCATGTGGAACGTGTTCCGCACCTGCGGTCGTGACGATCAGCAAGGCGCTGTCGCCGGCAAGTACATCCTCAACGATCTGAAGGGCAAGAAGGTCGCCTTCATCCACGACAAGACCACCTACGGCAAGGGCCTTGCCGACGAAACCAAGAAGGTCGTCAACGCTGGCGGCGTGACCGAGGTGCTCTACGAAGGCGTCAACGCCGGTGAAAAGGACTATTCGGCGATCGTGTCCAAAATCAAGGACTCGGGCGCGGAAATCGTCTACTGGGGCGGCCTGCAGACGGAAGGCGGCTTGATCGCCCGCCAGATGCATGACCAGGGCGTGAAGGCCGTGATGATGTCCGGCGACGGCATCACCTCGGACGAATTCGCGGCGATCGGCGGCGACGCCGTGATCGGCACCCTGATGACCTTCCCGCCGGACCCGCGCAAGCGCCCAGAAGCAGCTGCAGTCGTGAAGGAATTCGAGGCGAAGAAGTTCAACCCGGAAGCCTATACGCTGTATAGCTATGCTGCTGTGCAGGTCGTCGTGCAGGCGGCAGAAGCAGCTAAGTCACTTGAGCCGGAAAAGGTAGCCGAGAAGATGCACTCGGGCATGGTCTTCCATACCGCCATCGGCGACCTTTCCTACGACAAGAAGGGTGATATCACCCGTCCGGACTATACGCTCTACACCTGGAAGAAGGGCGACGACGGCAAGATCACCTATTTCCAGAACAACTGA
- a CDS encoding FAD binding domain-containing protein produces the protein MYAFNYTRAGSVAEAVAALAKSDNAKLLAGGQTLLPTMKQRLASPAEIIDLSHAADLKGIARSGDKIVIGAMTTHCDVATNAAVREAIPALADLADGIGDPQVRNRGTIGGSVANNDPAADYPAACLALGATIITNKREIAAADYFKGLFETALEDGEVITKVAFPIPAKAAYQKFPNPASRYALVGVFVAKTAQGVRVAVTGAGASGVFRAEALEQALSGNFSADALAGANVSSDGLNSDIHADADYRAHLIGVLTKRAVAAMG, from the coding sequence ATGTATGCTTTCAACTACACGCGCGCCGGTTCCGTGGCTGAGGCCGTGGCGGCGCTCGCCAAATCCGACAATGCCAAGCTGCTGGCCGGCGGCCAGACCCTGCTGCCGACCATGAAGCAAAGATTGGCGAGCCCGGCCGAGATCATCGACCTGAGCCACGCTGCCGATCTTAAGGGCATCGCGCGCAGCGGCGACAAAATCGTCATCGGTGCGATGACCACCCATTGCGATGTCGCGACCAATGCCGCAGTGCGCGAGGCGATCCCCGCGCTCGCGGATCTGGCCGACGGCATCGGCGATCCGCAGGTGCGCAACCGCGGCACGATCGGCGGCTCGGTCGCCAACAACGATCCGGCCGCCGATTATCCGGCCGCCTGTCTGGCACTCGGCGCGACGATCATCACCAACAAACGCGAGATCGCGGCGGCGGATTATTTCAAAGGGCTGTTCGAGACGGCGCTGGAGGACGGCGAAGTCATCACGAAGGTGGCCTTTCCGATTCCAGCCAAGGCGGCCTATCAGAAATTCCCCAACCCGGCCTCGCGCTATGCGTTGGTGGGCGTGTTTGTCGCGAAAACGGCGCAAGGCGTGCGGGTCGCGGTGACGGGCGCAGGGGCGAGCGGCGTGTTCCGCGCCGAGGCGCTGGAGCAGGCGCTGAGCGGAAATTTTTCCGCCGATGCGCTCGCTGGCGCGAATGTATCGAGCGACGGCCTCAATTCCGACATCCACGCCGACGCCGATTATCGCGCGCATCTGATCGGCGTGCTGACCAAACGGGCCGTGGCTGCGATGGGGTGA
- a CDS encoding xanthine dehydrogenase family protein molybdopterin-binding subunit has protein sequence MSATGIGASVRRKEDFRFITGKGQYTDDVNRYGQAYAYFLRSPHAHATINKIDASAALDAPGVLAVLTGEDIAADKIGGLICGWMIHSKDGSPMKAGPHPALAQGKVRYVGDHVAVIIADTYPQARDAAELVEVDYGVLPAAADTASAASNGAPQVHADVPNNTVFNWHLGDKAASDAAFARAKHVTKLDIVNNRLIPNAMEPRAAVGDYDAGTETFTLYTTSQNPHVARLVLSAFIGIAPEHKLRVIAPDVGGGFGSKIFIYAEETVCVWAAKKVGRPVKWTAERTESFLADAHGRDHVTHAELATDENGKMIGLRVHTIANLGAYLSTFASSVPTYLYAPLLSGQYDIPAIYAEVDAVLTNTAPVDAYRGAGRPEATFVVERLVEVAARELGEDPAAFRAKNFITTFPHQTPVIMCYDAGNYGAALEKALALSDYKGFAARKSESAKRGKLRGIGLSAYIEACGIAPSAAVGSLGAGVGLWESAEVRVNPIGTVEILTGSHSHGQGHETTFAQLVSDRLGIPLENVSIVHGDTDKVQMGMGTYGSRSGAVGMSAIVKALDKIETKAKKVAGHVLEASADDIEFKDGKFTVKGTDKSIDFGSIALQAYIAHKFNGQELEPGLKESAFYDPTNFTFPAGVHICEVEVDPETGVTRIEKWTAVDDFGELINPMIVEGQVHGGIAQGVGQALTESAVYNKDGQLLTASFMDYCMPRADDLPSFEIGMTQTRCPSNPLGIKGCGEAGAIAAPPAVINAITNAVGHENVAMPATPQTVWRAAQQAVQKQAAE, from the coding sequence ATGAGTGCGACCGGCATTGGCGCTTCAGTTCGCCGCAAGGAAGATTTCCGCTTTATCACAGGCAAAGGCCAATATACCGACGACGTCAATCGTTACGGCCAGGCTTACGCCTATTTTCTGCGTTCGCCGCATGCGCATGCGACGATCAACAAGATCGATGCGAGCGCGGCGCTCGACGCGCCCGGCGTTTTGGCGGTGCTCACGGGCGAGGACATTGCCGCCGACAAGATCGGCGGCCTGATCTGCGGCTGGATGATTCATTCGAAGGATGGTTCGCCGATGAAGGCGGGACCGCATCCGGCGCTGGCCCAAGGCAAGGTGCGCTATGTCGGCGACCATGTCGCCGTCATCATCGCCGACACTTACCCACAGGCGCGCGACGCGGCAGAATTGGTCGAGGTCGATTACGGCGTCTTGCCGGCAGCGGCCGATACGGCCAGCGCGGCATCGAATGGCGCACCGCAAGTGCATGCCGATGTGCCGAACAATACAGTGTTCAATTGGCACTTGGGCGACAAGGCCGCAAGCGACGCGGCCTTCGCCCGTGCCAAGCATGTCACCAAGCTCGACATCGTCAACAACCGCCTCATTCCCAATGCGATGGAGCCGCGCGCCGCGGTCGGCGATTACGACGCTGGCACCGAGACGTTCACGCTCTACACCACAAGCCAGAATCCACATGTGGCGCGGCTCGTTCTCTCCGCTTTCATCGGCATCGCGCCCGAACATAAATTGCGGGTGATCGCGCCGGATGTCGGCGGTGGCTTCGGCTCGAAGATCTTCATCTATGCCGAGGAAACCGTCTGCGTCTGGGCGGCAAAGAAAGTCGGCCGGCCGGTGAAATGGACGGCGGAGCGTACCGAAAGCTTCCTCGCGGATGCGCATGGCCGCGACCATGTCACCCATGCGGAACTCGCGACCGACGAAAACGGCAAAATGATCGGCTTGCGGGTGCACACGATCGCCAATCTCGGCGCGTATTTGTCGACCTTCGCCTCCTCGGTGCCGACCTATCTCTACGCGCCGCTTTTGTCGGGCCAATACGACATTCCGGCGATCTATGCCGAGGTCGATGCGGTGCTGACCAACACGGCGCCGGTCGATGCCTATCGCGGTGCGGGTCGGCCGGAAGCGACTTTCGTGGTCGAGCGTCTGGTCGAGGTGGCGGCGCGCGAATTGGGCGAAGATCCGGCGGCCTTCCGCGCCAAGAACTTCATCACGACCTTCCCGCATCAGACGCCCGTCATCATGTGCTATGATGCCGGCAATTACGGTGCGGCGCTCGAGAAAGCCTTGGCGCTCAGCGATTATAAGGGTTTCGCAGCGCGCAAGAGCGAGTCGGCGAAGCGCGGCAAATTGCGCGGCATCGGTCTCTCCGCCTATATCGAAGCGTGCGGCATCGCGCCGTCCGCAGCGGTCGGGTCGCTCGGCGCTGGCGTGGGCCTCTGGGAATCGGCCGAGGTGCGCGTCAATCCGATCGGCACGGTCGAGATTCTGACCGGCTCGCACAGCCATGGCCAAGGCCACGAGACGACCTTCGCGCAGCTTGTCTCCGACCGTCTCGGCATTCCGCTCGAGAATGTGTCGATCGTCCATGGCGACACCGACAAAGTGCAGATGGGCATGGGCACCTATGGCTCGCGCTCCGGTGCGGTCGGCATGTCGGCCATCGTCAAGGCGCTCGACAAGATCGAGACGAAAGCCAAGAAAGTCGCCGGTCATGTGCTTGAAGCCTCTGCCGACGATATCGAATTCAAGGATGGCAAGTTCACTGTGAAGGGAACCGACAAGTCCATCGATTTCGGTTCGATCGCGCTGCAAGCCTATATCGCGCATAAGTTCAACGGCCAGGAATTGGAGCCGGGCCTCAAGGAGAGTGCGTTCTACGATCCGACGAATTTCACCTTCCCCGCCGGTGTGCATATCTGCGAGGTGGAAGTCGACCCCGAAACCGGCGTCACCCGCATTGAAAAATGGACGGCGGTCGATGATTTCGGCGAGCTCATCAATCCGATGATCGTCGAAGGCCAGGTGCATGGCGGCATCGCGCAAGGCGTCGGCCAGGCGCTCACCGAAAGCGCGGTCTACAACAAGGACGGGCAGTTGCTCACGGCGAGCTTCATGGATTATTGCATGCCGCGCGCCGACGATCTGCCGAGCTTCGAAATCGGCATGACGCAGACGCGCTGCCCGTCGAACCCGCTCGGCATCAAGGGCTGCGGAGAGGCCGGTGCGATTGCCGCGCCGCCCGCCGTCATCAACGCCATCACCAATGCGGTCGGCCATGAAAATGTGGCCATGCCTGCAACCCCTCAAACCGTCTGGCGCGCGGCGCAACAGGCCGTCCAGAAACAAGCTGCGGAATAA
- a CDS encoding CoxG family protein, producing the protein MAMTMTGEVTLPADRPTIWKALNDPEILKACIPGCQSLERTSDNGFAAIAKLKIGPVSATFKGNVELTDLDPPNGYKINGEGQGGIAGFAKGGAAVKLSDAAEGGTVLSYNVEANVGGKIAQLGARLIDGTAKKLADQFFTNFSAAVHK; encoded by the coding sequence ATGGCCATGACCATGACCGGAGAGGTCACGCTGCCAGCCGACCGCCCGACCATTTGGAAAGCGCTGAATGATCCCGAGATCTTGAAGGCCTGCATTCCCGGCTGCCAGTCGCTGGAGCGCACGAGCGATAATGGCTTCGCCGCCATCGCGAAGCTCAAGATCGGCCCGGTCAGCGCCACGTTCAAAGGCAATGTGGAACTGACCGATCTCGACCCGCCGAACGGTTACAAGATCAACGGCGAAGGGCAGGGCGGCATTGCCGGTTTCGCCAAGGGCGGCGCCGCCGTCAAATTGAGCGATGCGGCCGAAGGCGGCACCGTACTGAGCTATAATGTCGAGGCCAATGTCGGCGGCAAGATCGCCCAGCTCGGCGCCCGGTTGATCGACGGCACGGCAAAAAAATTGGCGGACCAGTTTTTCACGAATTTCTCTGCCGCGGTGCACAAATAG
- a CDS encoding ABC transporter ATP-binding protein produces the protein MRWKTDPLLVVEHLTMRFGGLVANNDVSFTVGRGDITALIGPNGAGKTTVFNCITGFYKPTEGRLAFAREGIAAQADVEALTRTGSKSMKAAQGEIFLLERIPDFEISAHAHIARTFQNIRLFKGMTVLENLLVAHHNPLMIASAFTVGGLLGLPSYRHREAEAVERAKYWLGKIELLNRADDPAGDLPYGAQRRLEIARAMCTDPVMLCLDEPAAGLNPKESGELNALLRMIRDEHKTSLLLIEHDMSVVMQISDHVVVLEYGQKISDGTPAEVRNDPRVIAAYLGVQEEEEAAVEAELGA, from the coding sequence ATGCGCTGGAAAACTGATCCTCTCCTCGTCGTCGAACATTTGACCATGCGGTTCGGCGGCCTCGTTGCCAACAACGACGTCAGCTTTACCGTGGGGCGCGGCGACATCACCGCCCTCATCGGCCCGAACGGCGCCGGCAAGACCACAGTGTTCAACTGCATCACCGGCTTCTACAAGCCGACTGAAGGGCGCCTTGCTTTCGCACGCGAAGGCATTGCAGCGCAGGCGGATGTGGAAGCCCTGACGCGCACGGGCTCAAAAAGCATGAAGGCCGCGCAAGGCGAAATCTTCCTGCTGGAGCGCATTCCGGATTTCGAGATCTCGGCGCATGCGCACATCGCCCGCACGTTCCAGAACATCCGCCTGTTCAAAGGCATGACTGTTCTGGAGAACCTGCTGGTCGCACATCACAATCCGCTGATGATCGCTTCGGCCTTCACGGTCGGCGGCCTCCTCGGCTTGCCGAGCTATCGCCACCGCGAGGCCGAAGCGGTCGAGCGTGCGAAATACTGGCTGGGAAAGATTGAGCTTCTCAACCGTGCCGACGATCCGGCCGGCGATCTGCCCTACGGCGCCCAGCGGCGTCTCGAAATCGCCCGCGCCATGTGCACCGATCCGGTGATGCTCTGCCTCGACGAACCCGCGGCCGGCTTGAACCCCAAGGAATCGGGCGAGCTCAACGCGCTGCTGCGCATGATCCGCGACGAGCACAAGACATCGCTGCTCCTGATCGAACATGACATGTCGGTGGTCATGCAGATTTCCGACCATGTCGTCGTGCTCGAATATGGCCAGAAGATCTCCGACGGCACGCCGGCCGAGGTGCGCAACGATCCAAGGGTGATCGCGGCCTATCTCGGCGTGCAGGAAGAAGAAGAAGCGGCAGTGGAAGCGGAGCTGGGCGCATGA
- a CDS encoding flavin reductase, which translates to MTISNDSTIADAEDRASAHFRDAMSLVPSAVHILATDGPAGLGGLTASAVVSISDTPPTLLVSISQTSGSVHVFRENGVFSVNVLSGRDATLAEVFAGRTGVRGAARFDHGAWRLQPPRPPILRSAVAAFECRLTETRLIATHHVMIGAVTSAHIFAGGEEGLCYVRRQFKSV; encoded by the coding sequence ATGACCATTTCGAACGACAGTACCATCGCCGACGCAGAGGATCGCGCCAGCGCCCATTTTCGCGACGCGATGAGCCTCGTGCCCTCGGCCGTGCATATTTTGGCGACCGATGGCCCTGCCGGCCTCGGCGGGCTGACCGCGAGCGCGGTCGTCTCGATCTCTGATACGCCGCCGACTTTGCTCGTCAGCATCAGCCAAACGAGCGGTTCAGTGCATGTCTTCCGCGAGAATGGCGTCTTCAGCGTCAATGTGCTGAGCGGGCGCGATGCGACTTTGGCGGAGGTCTTTGCCGGTCGCACGGGGGTGCGAGGGGCGGCGCGGTTCGATCACGGTGCGTGGCGGCTCCAACCGCCCCGTCCCCCGATCCTGCGCTCCGCCGTCGCGGCCTTCGAATGCCGGCTGACCGAGACGCGGCTGATCGCCACCCATCACGTGATGATCGGCGCGGTGACCAGCGCGCACATTTTCGCCGGCGGCGAAGAGGGCCTGTGCTACGTCCGGCGACAATTCAAATCCGTGTAG
- a CDS encoding ABC transporter ATP-binding protein: MSMAMMSDAPKARATGKPLLAVRGVETFYGSIRALKGVDLDVNQGEIVTVIGANGAGKSTLMMTIFGNPRARSGTITYDGKDITKLPSHQIARMAIAQSPEGRRIFGRMTVYENLQMGASINKFATFNEDLERMFAIFPRLKERAQQRGGTLSGGEQQMLAIARALMSRPRLLMLDEPSLGLAPLIVKMIFQVIKEQNEKEGLTVFLVEQNAYHALKLAHRGYVMVNGEITMSGTGKELLAKPEIQSAYLEGGH, encoded by the coding sequence ATGAGCATGGCAATGATGAGTGACGCGCCCAAGGCGAGAGCAACCGGCAAGCCGCTTCTGGCCGTGCGCGGCGTCGAAACCTTTTACGGCAGTATTCGCGCCCTCAAGGGCGTCGATCTCGATGTGAACCAGGGCGAGATCGTGACCGTAATCGGCGCCAACGGCGCCGGCAAGTCAACGCTGATGATGACGATCTTCGGCAATCCGCGCGCCCGCAGCGGCACGATCACATACGACGGCAAGGACATCACGAAACTGCCGTCGCATCAGATCGCGCGCATGGCGATCGCGCAATCGCCTGAGGGACGCCGGATCTTCGGCCGCATGACGGTCTACGAAAATCTGCAGATGGGCGCGTCGATCAACAAATTCGCGACTTTCAATGAAGACCTCGAGCGGATGTTCGCGATCTTCCCGCGCCTCAAGGAGCGTGCGCAGCAGCGCGGCGGCACGCTTTCGGGCGGCGAGCAGCAGATGCTGGCGATCGCCCGCGCACTGATGAGCCGGCCGCGCCTCCTGATGCTGGACGAGCCCTCGCTCGGCCTCGCCCCGCTCATCGTGAAGATGATTTTCCAGGTCATCAAGGAGCAGAACGAAAAGGAAGGCCTCACGGTGTTTCTGGTGGAACAGAATGCCTATCACGCCTTGAAACTGGCGCACCGCGGCTATGTAATGGTGAACGGCGAAATCACCATGTCTGGCACGGGCAAGGAACTGCTGGCGAAGCCGGAGATTCAGTCCGCTTATCTTGAGGGAGGTCACTGA